From Bacillota bacterium, the proteins below share one genomic window:
- a CDS encoding DUF2088 domain-containing protein — protein MVTIRQSFVADKIDDIEAAVAAELAKPEIRGQFQAGQSLAVTVGSRGISNIARITKAVIDNLKALGVAPFIVPAMGSHGGANPEGQREVLASYGVTEETMGVPIRAEMDVVLVGHTPDGVEVYVSKPAMEADGIFVVGRVKPHTAFRGKVESGLMKMMVIGLGKHKGATVIHRQGFARFAELIPAAGRVILEKAPILAGLAIVENGYDETMLLQAVHPNDFEAEDARLLTIARENMPRILFDDFDLLIVEEIGKDISGDGMDPNVTGRYIPRHLDVMDHTPRIQKVVVLDLTEETHGNANGLGMADVITRRLFEGINFQYTYANSITSTEIRGAKIPMVMETDHQAIVVGLRTCNGVEPEEAKVVRIKNTLELSTIEISTALLPEAKANPRIEIVGEPKAMEFTTDGRLI, from the coding sequence ATGGTAACAATTAGACAGAGTTTCGTCGCTGACAAAATCGATGATATCGAGGCTGCCGTGGCCGCGGAACTGGCCAAACCGGAAATTCGTGGTCAGTTTCAGGCGGGACAATCGTTGGCGGTAACCGTGGGCAGCCGGGGGATCAGCAATATTGCCCGGATCACCAAGGCCGTCATCGACAACCTCAAGGCCCTGGGTGTTGCTCCCTTTATCGTTCCAGCCATGGGCAGTCACGGAGGCGCCAATCCCGAGGGTCAACGGGAGGTCTTGGCCAGTTACGGTGTGACCGAGGAAACCATGGGTGTACCCATTCGCGCGGAAATGGATGTTGTTTTGGTGGGCCATACCCCCGATGGTGTAGAGGTCTATGTCTCCAAGCCCGCGATGGAAGCTGATGGCATATTTGTGGTCGGGCGAGTGAAGCCCCACACTGCCTTTCGGGGCAAGGTTGAGAGCGGCTTGATGAAGATGATGGTGATTGGTCTAGGAAAGCACAAGGGTGCCACCGTCATTCATCGCCAAGGATTCGCCCGCTTTGCCGAGTTAATCCCCGCGGCCGGGCGAGTAATCCTCGAGAAGGCGCCGATTCTGGCGGGGCTGGCCATCGTGGAAAATGGTTACGATGAAACGATGCTGCTGCAGGCAGTGCATCCCAATGATTTTGAGGCAGAGGATGCCCGTTTGTTGACCATTGCCCGGGAGAACATGCCCCGGATTCTCTTCGACGACTTTGATCTTTTGATCGTGGAGGAGATCGGTAAGGACATCAGCGGCGATGGGATGGATCCCAACGTCACCGGACGCTATATCCCTCGGCATTTGGATGTGATGGATCATACTCCCCGGATTCAGAAGGTGGTGGTCCTGGACCTCACCGAGGAAACCCACGGCAATGCCAACGGTTTAGGTATGGCCGATGTTATTACCCGGCGGCTCTTTGAAGGGATCAATTTCCAGTACACCTACGCCAACTCCATCACCTCTACGGAAATAAGGGGTGCTAAGATCCCTATGGTTATGGAGACGGACCATCAGGCCATTGTGGTGGGCTTGCGTACCTGTAACGGCGTGGAACCGGAAGAGGCCAAGGTAGTGCGCATCAAGAATACCTTGGAGCTGTCGACGATTGAGATTTCCACTGCTTTGCTGCCGGAAGCTAAGGCGAATCCCAGGATCGAAATAGTGGGAGAGCCAAAGGCCATGGAGTTTACCACCGATGGTCGGTTGATTTAA
- a CDS encoding UDP-glucose--hexose-1-phosphate uridylyltransferase, with amino-acid sequence MGKASAREGSRSSVTGPITQEIAKEEVERLLAYGLDRGLVVPVDLVEIRNALLEVMGLAEPAAVLAPDPQIEVPPTPEAAVAKLVDYAVQEGFIEDTTTHRDLFDTKLMGLLTPRSSQVIEQFQRDKTTYGVAEALDRFYQFSQDTLYIRQGRIAKNVIWTSQTEYGELEITINLSKPEKDPREIAAARNAPQSGYPACALCRENVGYPGRINHPARQNHRILPLTLNGKQWYFQYSPYVYYHQHCIVLHAEHVPMEINRETFANLIAFVRQVPHYFIGSNADLPIVGGSILSHDHYQGGFHRFPMERAAVRTVLRHREWPEVEAAILHWPLSTLRLRCADGEALIPLATQVLEAWRGYSDPEVEILATSQGEDQQVVRHNTITPIARRGEDGRFELDLVLRNNRTSDEHPLGIFHPHGDLHHIKKENIGLIEVMGLAVLPGRLQRELQEIAEILLGNRSLSEAEDHGLEQHLPWIAELQQRYSPQDYSQAMAILQDEVGAKFARVLEDAGVFKLDETGQRAFLAFLAECGFSPVAQ; translated from the coding sequence ATGGGAAAAGCAAGTGCCAGGGAAGGGAGTAGAAGTTCAGTGACAGGCCCAATCACTCAGGAAATTGCCAAGGAAGAAGTGGAAAGACTCTTAGCCTATGGGCTAGATCGGGGCTTGGTCGTGCCGGTTGACCTAGTGGAGATCCGCAACGCCCTGCTAGAGGTGATGGGACTGGCGGAGCCAGCCGCAGTCCTTGCCCCCGATCCGCAGATCGAAGTTCCCCCAACCCCGGAGGCTGCCGTAGCTAAGCTCGTGGACTATGCCGTGCAGGAGGGTTTCATCGAGGATACCACCACCCATCGGGATCTCTTTGACACCAAGCTGATGGGGTTGTTAACTCCCCGTTCCTCCCAGGTGATTGAACAGTTTCAACGGGACAAAACCACCTACGGTGTGGCAGAAGCCTTGGATCGCTTTTACCAGTTCAGCCAGGACACCTTGTACATCCGCCAAGGGCGGATCGCCAAGAATGTAATCTGGACAAGCCAGACGGAGTATGGCGAGCTGGAGATTACCATCAATCTGTCAAAACCCGAAAAGGATCCCCGGGAGATTGCTGCTGCCCGTAATGCCCCCCAAAGTGGGTATCCCGCCTGTGCTCTGTGTCGGGAAAACGTAGGCTATCCCGGGCGGATTAATCACCCGGCTAGACAAAACCATCGCATTTTGCCTCTGACCTTGAACGGGAAGCAGTGGTATTTCCAATACTCACCCTATGTGTACTACCATCAGCACTGTATCGTGCTCCACGCAGAGCACGTCCCGATGGAGATCAATCGGGAGACCTTTGCCAATCTCATCGCCTTTGTCCGGCAGGTACCCCACTACTTCATCGGGTCCAATGCCGACTTGCCCATCGTCGGTGGCTCCATCCTCAGCCACGATCACTACCAGGGCGGCTTTCACCGGTTCCCGATGGAAAGGGCGGCGGTGCGCACTGTCTTGAGGCACCGAGAATGGCCGGAGGTTGAGGCTGCCATCTTGCACTGGCCATTGTCAACTCTGAGACTGCGCTGTGCAGATGGGGAGGCGCTGATTCCTTTGGCGACACAGGTGCTGGAGGCCTGGAGGGGATATTCCGATCCCGAGGTGGAGATTTTGGCCACCAGTCAAGGTGAAGATCAACAGGTGGTGCGGCACAATACCATCACTCCCATCGCACGGCGAGGGGAGGATGGCCGCTTTGAGCTGGACCTAGTTTTACGCAACAACCGCACCAGCGATGAGCATCCCTTGGGAATTTTCCACCCCCATGGGGATTTGCACCACATCAAGAAGGAGAATATCGGGCTCATCGAGGTAATGGGACTGGCGGTATTGCCGGGCCGATTGCAGCGGGAACTCCAGGAGATTGCGGAAATTCTGCTGGGCAACCGTTCTCTATCCGAGGCCGAAGACCACGGACTGGAGCAACACCTGCCCTGGATTGCTGAACTGCAGCAGCGGTACAGTCCCCAGGATTACTCCCAGGCGATGGCAATTCTTCAGGATGAGGTGGGAGCCAAGTTTGCCCGGGTGCTGGAGGATGCCGGGGTCTTTAAGCTGGATGAGACAGGGCAAAGGGCCTTCCTGGCCTTCCTGGCAGAGTGCGGGTTTTCCCCAGTAGCCCAATAA
- the queG gene encoding tRNA epoxyqueuosine(34) reductase QueG, with the protein MNSSSSRILKTKIIEFAQSCGFDLIGFTDAQPFVRSFQVMEQRVKAGIYPQGLAESDLRLRTEPQRILPGAKTIISLAVSYATIEPPSPPEDSLQGVLSRYAWGQDYHHVLRPRLEKLAAFIENLGTYRCVFMSDTGPLSDRAAANRAGLGVFGWNSALITPDYGSWVFLAEIITDLALPPDPPQEGTCRQCGRCHEACPTGAIEAPYRVNPFKCLSYLTQMKSPIPEKFRASMGRRLFGCDTCQAVCPHNRAALRGNHKEFEPGPAGPTPDLGAILTMSKKEFAAAYGQTAASWRGRRVLQRNAAIVLGNTRLPQAVEPLAHALQDPKPQVQEAALWALKQINTKAARSLIASYHERPER; encoded by the coding sequence ATGAACAGCAGCAGTTCCAGGATCCTAAAAACCAAGATCATAGAATTTGCCCAAAGCTGCGGCTTCGATCTAATTGGATTTACCGACGCCCAACCCTTTGTCCGCAGCTTCCAGGTGATGGAGCAGCGGGTCAAGGCGGGAATCTACCCCCAGGGACTGGCGGAATCGGACCTGCGGCTTCGTACAGAGCCCCAGCGGATCTTGCCTGGAGCCAAGACCATCATTTCCTTGGCGGTATCCTATGCCACCATCGAACCTCCCAGCCCCCCGGAGGATTCCCTACAGGGAGTTTTGTCCCGGTACGCCTGGGGCCAGGATTATCATCACGTGCTTCGGCCCCGGCTGGAAAAGCTGGCCGCCTTTATCGAGAATCTAGGAACCTATCGTTGTGTATTCATGAGCGATACCGGACCTTTAAGTGATCGCGCCGCGGCCAACCGAGCGGGATTGGGAGTCTTTGGCTGGAACTCCGCCTTGATTACCCCCGACTACGGATCCTGGGTCTTCTTGGCGGAAATCATCACCGATCTGGCGCTGCCTCCCGACCCACCCCAGGAGGGAACCTGCCGACAATGCGGCCGCTGCCACGAGGCCTGTCCCACCGGAGCCATTGAGGCGCCCTACAGGGTTAACCCCTTTAAGTGCCTATCCTACCTCACCCAAATGAAATCCCCCATTCCCGAGAAGTTCCGGGCAAGCATGGGACGACGGCTCTTTGGCTGCGATACCTGTCAAGCAGTCTGTCCCCACAACAGGGCCGCCCTTCGGGGCAACCACAAGGAGTTTGAGCCCGGTCCGGCGGGCCCAACCCCGGATCTAGGGGCAATACTTACCATGTCCAAGAAGGAGTTTGCTGCCGCCTACGGCCAGACGGCCGCCAGTTGGCGGGGACGTCGGGTACTGCAGCGCAACGCGGCCATCGTCCTTGGGAATACCAGATTACCCCAGGCCGTCGAGCCCCTGGCCCATGCCCTCCAGGATCCCAAACCCCAGGTGCAAGAGGCTGCCCTGTGGGCTCTAAAACAGATCAACACAAAGGCCGCTCGCAGCTTGATCGCAAGCTATCACGAGCGACCTGAAAGGTAA
- a CDS encoding NifU family protein, protein MKEKVVDILDRIRPSLQADGGDVELVNVSDDGIVQVRLVGACAGCPMSQITLKNGIERILKEHVPEVVSVEAV, encoded by the coding sequence GTGAAGGAAAAGGTAGTTGACATTCTGGATAGAATCCGTCCCAGCTTGCAGGCCGACGGTGGAGACGTGGAACTGGTTAACGTATCCGACGACGGCATCGTTCAGGTCCGCCTCGTAGGTGCCTGCGCCGGTTGCCCGATGTCGCAAATAACTTTGAAAAATGGAATTGAGCGCATTCTCAAGGAGCACGTTCCCGAGGTAGTGAGCGTCGAAGCGGTTTAA
- a CDS encoding DUF362 domain-containing protein, with translation MLSTEPRAKVALIPVDDYSPTKVKTAMQEGMDLLGIPSQPFAGQRLLIKPNLLTASTPEQAVCTHPEVVGAVIDTLGRGAREVWVGDSPGIGSGVKVAARLGLTEVCASRGAQLLDLTEPEEAACPKGAVVKRLPISRRVLAADAVVTCAKLKTHGLTGYTGAVKNLYGCIPGTFKAQLHLRFREIEDFSGMLVDLYQRISPQLAVIDGIVAMEGPGPRNGQPKKLGALIVSRDGVAADAVACQLIGVDPLSIVPLRLAEERGVGRANPKFIDVVGASISQLKQDDFQTVSGTHTSIRGLPPLLHRWLQAYAFAQPVVEPELCQSCRICERHCPPGAITMKDVAVIDYQSCIRCYCCQELCPHAAITLQRGWLNRLLSRWHR, from the coding sequence TTGCTGAGCACCGAACCAAGGGCCAAAGTAGCCCTGATCCCCGTCGATGATTACTCGCCGACGAAGGTAAAGACTGCAATGCAGGAAGGGATGGATCTGCTGGGAATACCCTCCCAGCCCTTTGCCGGTCAGCGCCTTCTCATTAAGCCCAATCTCCTGACGGCTTCCACTCCGGAACAGGCCGTCTGTACCCATCCGGAAGTGGTTGGCGCGGTGATTGATACTCTGGGAAGGGGAGCCAGGGAGGTATGGGTAGGAGACAGCCCTGGGATCGGGTCTGGAGTCAAGGTGGCGGCACGCCTTGGCTTGACGGAGGTCTGCGCCAGTCGAGGGGCACAGTTGTTGGATTTGACGGAGCCAGAGGAAGCAGCTTGTCCGAAGGGTGCGGTGGTCAAGCGCTTGCCCATCAGCCGAAGGGTCTTGGCCGCGGATGCCGTTGTGACTTGTGCTAAGCTGAAGACCCACGGCCTTACCGGCTACACCGGGGCGGTGAAAAATCTCTACGGCTGCATTCCCGGGACCTTTAAGGCGCAGCTGCATCTGCGGTTTCGTGAGATTGAGGACTTCTCCGGGATGTTGGTGGACTTGTATCAACGCATTAGCCCCCAATTAGCGGTAATCGATGGTATCGTTGCCATGGAGGGGCCGGGACCTCGCAACGGGCAGCCAAAGAAGTTGGGGGCCTTGATCGTCAGTAGGGACGGGGTGGCTGCCGATGCCGTTGCCTGTCAGTTAATCGGAGTAGATCCCTTATCCATTGTCCCATTGCGCCTTGCCGAGGAGAGGGGAGTGGGGCGGGCCAACCCTAAGTTTATTGATGTGGTCGGCGCCTCAATCTCACAACTGAAACAGGATGATTTTCAAACCGTGTCGGGGACCCATACTTCCATTAGAGGTCTTCCGCCACTGCTGCATCGTTGGCTCCAGGCCTATGCCTTTGCCCAACCGGTGGTGGAGCCTGAGTTGTGTCAAAGCTGCCGCATCTGTGAGCGCCATTGTCCCCCTGGGGCGATTACCATGAAGGATGTCGCCGTCATTGATTACCAAAGCTGCATTCGCTGCTATTGTTGTCAGGAGCTGTGTCCCCATGCCGCCATTACCCTCCAGCGGGGGTGGCTCAATCGGCTGCTTAGTCGTTGGCATCGGTAG
- a CDS encoding insulinase family protein, translating to MKTKMGFVSHQLQDGVKLWVWPTPKFKNVSIKIVLHRHLADNTAASALLPFVNARGTEQWGTTREIALRMADLYGTRHGSDVMKIGEQQLITTEVLTVNPKYVSEPGLLAAALSMAAQLAFYPRMERGQFIDEYLDQEKALMRQRIAAVINDKRGYAHQRFNEAMYATEAASRYKYGTIEELEVVTSSSLTEHWQRVRGTAPINVFVVGDIQADEVVDLLLPLLPPRTGTTESIPPAVVKSTVAEVKEVIEHQPINQAILLLGYRTGITVADPLYFAALVANGILGGFPHSKLFVNVREKASLAYYASSNLNTTKGTLVATAGIDPQNYRRAVEIITDQVASLQGGEITEAELSATKKGLINQLKSAGDSAGLVIDRTVAGIVRGKILSIDEMVRGIESVTKDEAVAAAQRFLLDTVYCLTNQEGREKGENINPQ from the coding sequence GTGAAAACTAAGATGGGATTTGTGTCCCACCAGTTACAGGATGGGGTGAAATTGTGGGTATGGCCCACGCCGAAGTTCAAAAATGTCAGCATCAAGATTGTTTTGCATCGCCATCTGGCCGATAACACGGCAGCATCGGCGCTGCTGCCCTTTGTCAATGCCCGGGGAACGGAGCAGTGGGGTACCACTAGAGAGATCGCCCTGCGGATGGCGGATCTCTACGGGACCCGCCATGGTTCCGACGTGATGAAGATCGGTGAGCAGCAGCTGATCACCACTGAGGTGTTGACGGTAAATCCCAAATATGTTTCCGAGCCTGGTTTACTAGCGGCAGCCTTATCCATGGCAGCCCAGTTGGCCTTTTATCCCCGCATGGAGCGGGGCCAATTTATTGATGAATATCTTGATCAGGAAAAGGCCTTGATGCGTCAGCGGATTGCCGCAGTGATCAACGACAAACGGGGATACGCTCACCAAAGATTTAACGAAGCGATGTACGCCACGGAAGCTGCGTCCCGCTATAAATATGGAACCATTGAAGAACTGGAGGTGGTTACTAGCTCCAGTTTGACTGAACATTGGCAAAGGGTCAGGGGTACGGCACCGATCAATGTGTTTGTCGTCGGCGATATCCAGGCCGATGAGGTGGTGGACCTACTGCTTCCATTGCTTCCTCCCCGGACCGGAACCACGGAATCGATTCCTCCGGCGGTGGTCAAATCCACCGTGGCCGAAGTCAAGGAAGTAATCGAGCACCAGCCCATTAACCAAGCGATATTGCTCTTAGGGTATCGGACCGGGATCACTGTGGCGGATCCCCTCTACTTTGCTGCCCTGGTGGCCAACGGGATTTTGGGGGGCTTTCCCCATTCTAAGTTGTTTGTCAATGTGCGGGAGAAGGCCAGCCTAGCTTATTATGCCTCATCAAATCTCAATACCACCAAGGGTACCTTGGTAGCTACTGCTGGGATCGATCCCCAGAATTACCGCCGGGCAGTGGAGATCATCACAGACCAGGTGGCCTCTCTCCAAGGGGGAGAGATTACGGAAGCTGAGCTGTCGGCCACGAAGAAGGGATTGATCAACCAGCTGAAGTCCGCGGGTGATTCCGCGGGGTTGGTAATTGACCGAACGGTCGCGGGCATCGTTAGAGGCAAGATCCTTTCCATTGACGAGATGGTGAGGGGAATTGAGTCCGTCACCAAGGATGAGGCGGTGGCCGCCGCCCAGCGGTTCCTACTGGATACAGTGTATTGTTTGACCAATCAAGAGGGGAGGGAAAAGGGTGAAAATATCAACCCTCAGTAA
- a CDS encoding insulinase family protein: MSTLSNTHLQETLHYCKLPQGLEVFVLPRPGFQKKYAVYSTKYGAIDSEFVDPSTGQRVKVPDGIAHFLEHKLFESEDRPVFDRFAELGAAANAYTSNTITSYLFSGTDMFTEALVTLLEFVQTPYLTDANVAKEKGIIEQELRMYADSPGRRVYSNLLQALYQKNPVRIEVGGTVESIYQITKEDLLLCYRTFYHPGNMALFVIGDVNPQAVVELAAAHVRQPENPLDQGIERIYPEEPDEINQERIIEEMVVSRPLVYLGLKDNSPGEGLELLRQTVVTNLLHKVVFGPTSSLYTELYEAGLIDDGFGAFYTAEPQYGFTMLGGETTDPEGLIEKIKGDLEDKLARGFDHDAFLRVKRQAIGEFLQAFDSLEFIANNYIRYHFRGTSLFDYLSVLEGITPEDGEQRLKQHFAPDNMAVSLVLPKGQ, encoded by the coding sequence ATATCAACCCTCAGTAATACTCATCTTCAGGAAACCCTTCACTACTGCAAACTGCCCCAGGGTCTAGAGGTCTTTGTTCTGCCCCGGCCGGGGTTTCAGAAAAAGTACGCGGTGTACTCCACGAAATACGGAGCCATCGACAGCGAATTTGTCGACCCCAGCACTGGACAAAGGGTGAAGGTGCCCGACGGCATAGCCCATTTCCTGGAGCATAAGTTGTTTGAATCAGAGGACCGGCCGGTCTTCGATCGCTTTGCCGAACTGGGGGCCGCGGCCAACGCCTACACCAGCAACACCATTACCTCGTACCTCTTTTCCGGTACCGATATGTTTACCGAAGCCCTGGTAACCTTGCTGGAGTTTGTCCAAACCCCCTATCTCACCGATGCCAATGTGGCCAAGGAGAAGGGGATTATCGAGCAGGAATTGAGAATGTATGCCGACAGTCCCGGTCGCCGAGTTTACTCCAACCTGCTGCAGGCCCTGTATCAAAAAAATCCCGTGCGCATTGAGGTGGGGGGCACCGTCGAGTCCATCTATCAGATCACCAAAGAGGATCTGTTGCTATGTTACCGCACCTTCTACCATCCCGGGAATATGGCTTTGTTTGTCATCGGGGATGTGAATCCCCAGGCAGTGGTAGAACTAGCTGCAGCCCATGTGCGTCAACCGGAAAACCCCTTGGATCAGGGAATTGAGCGGATTTATCCCGAAGAGCCCGACGAGATTAACCAGGAGCGGATTATCGAAGAGATGGTGGTGTCAAGGCCCCTGGTGTACCTGGGGCTGAAGGATAATTCCCCGGGAGAAGGGCTTGAGCTGCTGCGCCAGACGGTGGTTACTAACCTTTTGCACAAGGTGGTGTTTGGGCCCACCTCAAGTCTGTACACCGAACTTTATGAGGCCGGTCTCATCGATGACGGTTTTGGTGCCTTCTACACCGCCGAACCCCAATATGGGTTTACCATGTTAGGCGGGGAAACCACCGACCCGGAGGGATTAATCGAAAAGATCAAAGGGGACCTTGAGGATAAGTTGGCTCGGGGCTTTGACCACGATGCCTTCCTGCGGGTGAAGCGGCAAGCCATCGGCGAATTTCTTCAGGCCTTTGATTCCCTGGAATTTATCGCCAACAATTACATTCGCTACCACTTCCGGGGCACGTCTTTGTTCGACTACCTCAGTGTCCTAGAAGGAATTACGCCTGAAGATGGGGAACAACGCCTGAAACAACATTTTGCCCCGGATAACATGGCGGTGTCTTTGGTGCTGCCCAAGGGGCAATAG
- a CDS encoding DMT family transporter gives MNNDIDIQSAKETVDLRGGSRLAYGALILAVAAVSFAAVLVRLTDVSPIAVAFYRLFFSAVVLVPVCCSEVRRYRREGQLTAQGKNFALAALSGVFLALHYYTWFQSLRLTTVASSTVLVTLHPFFVLGISWLLWREPVSSKLIAALAVTLVGGYIIGSQDLQASQQYLVGDLLALVAAGFMAGYLLLGQVVRRELSLGLYVTIVYGVGALVAALIMALGQVPFFGYSLWDYLILLALALGPNLLGHTLFNWSLAYLPVSVVSVSVLAEPVGAVILAMIFLHEIPTGAQLLGGLIIFWGIGWFVLEKNRLQRGRQVRE, from the coding sequence TTGAACAATGACATTGATATCCAATCAGCAAAGGAAACGGTAGACCTCCGGGGTGGATCCCGCCTTGCCTATGGGGCTCTAATCCTGGCAGTGGCTGCTGTTTCCTTTGCTGCCGTTTTGGTGCGGCTTACCGATGTGTCTCCCATTGCCGTTGCCTTCTACCGTCTTTTCTTTTCTGCTGTGGTCCTAGTTCCGGTCTGCTGCAGTGAGGTGCGGCGGTATCGCCGGGAGGGACAGCTAACGGCCCAAGGGAAGAACTTTGCCTTGGCGGCACTGTCGGGAGTGTTCTTGGCGCTGCATTACTATACCTGGTTTCAATCCCTGCGTCTGACCACCGTCGCCAGCTCCACGGTGCTGGTGACGCTGCATCCCTTCTTTGTGTTAGGCATCTCGTGGCTGTTGTGGCGGGAGCCCGTCAGTTCCAAGCTGATTGCCGCCCTGGCGGTAACCCTAGTTGGGGGATATATTATCGGCAGTCAAGATCTTCAGGCATCGCAGCAATATCTGGTGGGGGATCTGTTGGCCTTGGTGGCCGCGGGTTTCATGGCGGGATATTTGCTGTTGGGGCAGGTGGTGCGGCGTGAGCTTTCCCTAGGCTTGTATGTCACCATTGTCTACGGGGTCGGCGCGTTGGTCGCGGCTTTGATCATGGCCCTTGGCCAGGTACCCTTCTTTGGTTACTCTCTTTGGGATTATCTCATTCTCTTGGCCTTGGCCCTGGGTCCCAACCTCTTAGGACATACCCTCTTTAACTGGTCCTTGGCCTATTTGCCGGTGTCTGTGGTTTCGGTATCGGTGTTGGCGGAACCGGTGGGGGCTGTGATCTTGGCGATGATCTTCCTCCATGAGATCCCCACGGGGGCACAGCTCTTGGGAGGCCTGATCATCTTTTGGGGAATTGGCTGGTTTGTCTTGGAGAAAAACCGGTTGCAAAGGGGCAGGCAGGTAAGGGAATAG
- a CDS encoding 5-formyltetrahydrofolate cyclo-ligase yields MAANKRQLRQRVLARRDGLSPKERQEKSHQVVTRLLAMPEVQGAKVLMVYASMGSEVDTTELVNWAWRQGKRVAFPLTVPRTKELLAVPVVGWEQLSPGTFGVREPDLREGQIPGQEIDAVIVPALAFDPRGYRIGYGAGYYDRFLPKVTGSKIGIAFKEQLLPMVPGEVHDVPVDWVVTDQETILCRRGSDIG; encoded by the coding sequence TTGGCGGCAAACAAGAGGCAGCTGCGGCAAAGGGTGCTGGCTCGACGGGATGGGCTCAGCCCCAAGGAGCGACAAGAGAAGAGTCATCAAGTGGTGACTCGCTTACTGGCCATGCCCGAAGTGCAGGGGGCCAAGGTGCTGATGGTCTATGCCAGTATGGGTAGTGAGGTGGATACCACTGAGTTGGTTAACTGGGCCTGGCGCCAGGGCAAGAGGGTCGCCTTTCCCCTCACCGTTCCGCGAACTAAAGAGCTACTTGCCGTGCCGGTGGTAGGCTGGGAGCAGCTTAGCCCTGGCACTTTTGGTGTCCGTGAGCCGGACTTGAGGGAAGGCCAAATTCCAGGCCAGGAAATTGATGCCGTCATCGTGCCGGCACTGGCCTTTGACCCCCGGGGGTATCGGATTGGATATGGTGCTGGGTATTACGATCGTTTCTTGCCAAAAGTTACCGGTAGCAAGATAGGGATAGCCTTTAAAGAGCAGTTGCTACCGATGGTTCCCGGGGAAGTCCACGATGTTCCCGTGGATTGGGTGGTTACGGATCAAGAAACAATCCTCTGTCGGCGGGGTAGCGACATCGGCTAG
- a CDS encoding glycerol-3-phosphate responsive antiterminator codes for MQTLAQHFRQAPIIAGLREAAEVEAAIAKGVQTVFFLGGSIFKLRDLVSRAADDGLLTFAHVDLTTGIGRDLDGMRFLSEEVGLDGIVTTRSHLIRYAKECQLLTIQRVFLLDSESLRTGIQVIRNSQPDAVEVLPALVVPYWTDVLAKEVQVPIIAGGLIRDQQDIDMVLGGPVVAVSTSRKELWQRPGQLDTRDGM; via the coding sequence ATGCAAACTCTGGCGCAACATTTTCGGCAGGCTCCGATCATTGCCGGGCTGCGGGAAGCGGCTGAGGTAGAAGCGGCCATTGCCAAGGGCGTACAGACGGTGTTTTTCCTCGGAGGGAGTATCTTTAAGTTGCGGGATCTGGTCTCCCGGGCGGCGGACGATGGTCTGTTGACCTTCGCCCATGTGGACTTGACCACCGGAATTGGACGGGATCTCGATGGGATGCGGTTTTTGTCCGAGGAAGTGGGGTTAGACGGCATCGTCACCACCCGCAGTCACCTGATCAGGTATGCCAAGGAGTGTCAGTTACTGACAATTCAGCGGGTTTTTCTCCTTGACTCCGAGAGCCTGCGCACTGGGATCCAGGTGATCCGCAACTCCCAACCCGATGCCGTCGAGGTGCTGCCGGCACTGGTGGTGCCCTACTGGACCGATGTTTTGGCCAAGGAGGTCCAGGTACCCATTATTGCCGGTGGACTGATCCGGGACCAGCAGGATATCGATATGGTCCTAGGGGGCCCAGTGGTTGCCGTATCCACTAGTCGAAAGGAACTGTGGCAAAGACCAGGACAGTTAGATACACGAGACGGGATGTGA